The following coding sequences lie in one Catharus ustulatus isolate bCatUst1 chromosome 5, bCatUst1.pri.v2, whole genome shotgun sequence genomic window:
- the THNSL2 gene encoding threonine synthase-like 2, which yields MEYVSTRGGTRAVDFEGALFSGYAPDGGLFMPQRIPSLGRDTLQSWSSLSYPELVKELCSLFIPAKQVPRNALDELIDRAFSRFRHKNVVHLSRLKDGLNVLELWHGVTYAFKDLSLSCTGQFLQYFLEKKKKHVNILVGTSGDTGSSAIESVRGQKNVDIFVLLPKGLCTQIQELQMTTVIEDNVHVFAAHGNSDEIDEPIKELFADVDFAGKYNLMSLNSVNWSRIMVQIAHYFYAYFQCTPSLDMNPLPMVEIVVPTGGGGNITAGCIAQKMGLPIRLVTVVNSNDIIHRTVQNGDFSLAESVKATLASAMDIQEPYNVERILWLLSGSDSRLIKTLMEQFNISKRLKLPEDLHRKLSETLGSCSASDQDIVGAMWRCWEENQYLLCPHSAVAAHYHYSQPHSIPRCCLAPASAAKFQDALLRAGLVPQIPPEITALTAMETRSTPLERGQDWAQVLRGQIEAVTQQWGAQGGQCAPQSRGGSLSR from the exons ATGGAGTACGTCAGCACACGGGGAGGCACGAGGGCCGTGGACTTTGAGGGAGCCCTTTTCTCTGGCTATGCACCCGACGGGGGCCTCTTCATGCCCCAGCGCATCCCCTcgctgggcagggacaccctgcaaagctggagcagcctctccTACCCTGAGCTGGTGAAGGAGCTGTGCTCTCTCTTCATCCCGGCCAAGCAGGTCCCACGGAATGCCCTTGACG AGCTGATCGACAGGGCCTTCAGCAGATTCAGACACAAGAATGTCGTGCATCTGTCCAGGCTGAAAGATGGGCTGAACGTTTTGGAGCTCTGGCATGGTGTTACATATGCATTTAAGGACCTGTCCttgtcctgcacaggacagtttttacagtatttcttggagaaaaagaagaagcaTGTCAATATTCTGGTGG GGACttcaggggacacggggagctCGGCCATTGAGAGTGTCAGAGGGCAGAAGAATGTGGACATCTTTGTTCTGCTGCCCAAGGGGCTCTGCACCCAGATACAGGAACTTCAGATGACCACTGTCATTGAAGACAACGTCCACGTCTTTGCTG CTCATGGGAACAGCGATGAAATCGATGAGCCGATCAAGGAACTGTTTGCTGATGTCGATTTTGCTGGAAAATACAACCTGATGAGCTTGAATTCAGTCAATTGGTCCAGAATTATGGTGCAGATTGCTCACTACTTCTATGCCTACTTTCAGtgcaccccatccctggatATGAACCCGCTGCCAATGGTGGAAATTGTTGTGCcaacaggaggaggaggaaatatCACag ctGGCTGTATTGCCCAGAAAATGGGTCTCCCAATTCGACTTGTTACAGTGGTGAACAGCAATGACATCATTCATAGGACTGTTCAAAATGGAGATTTCTCACTTGCAGAGAGTGTGAAGGCTACATTAGCATCAGCCATGGATATCCAG GAGCCTTACAATGTGGAGAGGATCCTCTGGCTGCTCTCGGGCTCTGACAGCCGCCTGATAAAAACTCTGATGGAGCAATTCAACATCTCAAAAAGGCTGAAGCTGCCAGAGGATTTGCACAGAAAG CTCTCCGAGACCCTGGGATCGTGCTCAGCCTCTGACCAGGACATTGTGGGAGCCATGTGGCGCTGCTGGGAGGAGAATCAGTACCTGCTGTGCCCCCACTCTGCCGTGGCTGCTCACTACCACTACTCACAGCCACACAG CATCCCCCGGTGTTGCTTGgctccagcctctgcagccAAATTTCAGGATGCCCTTCTCCGAGCTGGCCTGGTTCCCCAGATCCCCCCTGAAATCACTGCCCTGACAGCAATGGAGACCAGGTCCACTCCCCTGGAGCGGGGACAGGACTGGGCACAGGTGCTGAGAGGCCAGATTGAAGCTGTCACACAGCagtggggggcacaggggggtcAGTGTgcaccccagagcaggggggGATCACTGAGCAGGTAG